From a region of the Corallococcus coralloides DSM 2259 genome:
- the sufB gene encoding Fe-S cluster assembly protein SufB, protein MSSTETIQELTRKGYQAGFVTQVEADTLPPGLDEDVIRVLSAKKNEPAFMLEWRLKAYRHWLTLKEPSWQAVKYHPIDYQAIRYYSAPKQKPKKDSLSEVDPEILRTYEKLGIPLEEQKRLQNVAVDAVFDSVSVATTFREKLYKAGVIFCSFSEAVREHPELVERYLGTVVPFSDNFFAALNSAVFSDGSFCYVPKGVKCPMELSTYFRINAADTGQFERTLLIADEGASVSYLEGCTAPMRDTNQLHAAVVELVALDGASIKYSTVQNWYPGDAEGKGGIYNFVTKRGIAHQRAKISWTQVETGSAITWKYPSVILKGDDSVGEFYSVALTNHRQQADTGTKMVHIGKNTRSTIVSKGISAGRGQNTYRGQVKMLKSAANARNYTQCDSLLLGDECGAHTLPYIEVKNATAQVEHEASTSKIGEDQLFYCRQRGISQEDAVSMIVNGFCRQVFKELPMEFAVEAQKLLGVSLEGSVG, encoded by the coding sequence ATGAGCAGCACCGAAACCATCCAGGAGCTCACCCGCAAGGGCTACCAGGCAGGCTTCGTCACCCAGGTGGAGGCGGACACGCTGCCGCCCGGCCTGGACGAGGACGTCATCCGCGTCCTGTCCGCGAAGAAGAACGAGCCGGCCTTCATGCTGGAGTGGCGCCTGAAGGCGTACCGCCACTGGCTCACGCTGAAGGAGCCCTCGTGGCAGGCGGTGAAGTACCACCCCATCGACTACCAGGCCATCCGCTACTACTCGGCGCCGAAGCAGAAGCCGAAGAAGGACAGCCTGTCGGAGGTGGACCCCGAAATCCTCCGCACCTACGAGAAGCTGGGCATCCCGCTGGAGGAGCAGAAGCGCCTGCAGAACGTCGCGGTGGATGCCGTCTTCGACTCCGTGTCGGTGGCCACCACGTTCCGGGAGAAGCTCTACAAGGCGGGCGTCATCTTCTGCTCGTTCTCCGAAGCGGTGCGTGAGCACCCGGAGCTGGTGGAGCGCTACCTGGGCACGGTGGTGCCCTTCTCCGACAACTTCTTCGCGGCGCTCAACTCCGCGGTCTTCAGCGACGGCTCGTTCTGCTACGTGCCCAAGGGCGTGAAGTGCCCCATGGAGCTGTCCACGTACTTCCGCATCAACGCGGCGGACACGGGCCAGTTCGAGCGCACGCTGCTCATCGCGGACGAAGGCGCCTCCGTGAGCTACCTGGAGGGCTGCACCGCGCCCATGCGCGACACCAACCAGCTGCACGCGGCGGTGGTGGAGCTGGTGGCGCTGGACGGCGCGTCCATCAAGTACAGCACGGTGCAGAACTGGTACCCGGGCGACGCGGAAGGCAAGGGCGGCATCTACAACTTCGTCACCAAGCGCGGCATCGCGCACCAGCGCGCCAAGATTTCGTGGACGCAGGTGGAGACGGGCTCGGCCATCACCTGGAAGTACCCCAGCGTCATCCTCAAGGGGGATGACTCGGTGGGCGAGTTCTACTCGGTGGCGCTCACCAACCACCGGCAGCAGGCGGACACGGGCACGAAGATGGTCCACATCGGGAAGAACACCCGGTCCACCATCGTGTCCAAGGGCATCTCCGCGGGCCGCGGGCAGAACACGTACCGGGGCCAGGTGAAGATGCTCAAGAGCGCGGCGAACGCACGCAACTACACGCAATGCGATTCGCTCTTGTTGGGCGACGAGTGCGGCGCCCACACGCTGCCATACATCGAGGTGAAGAACGCGACCGCGCAGGTGGAGCACGAGGCTTCCACGTCGAAGATTGGCGAGGACCAGCTCTTCTACTGCCGGCAGCGCGGCATCTCGCAGGAGGACGCGGTGTCGATGATCGTGAACGGCTTCTGCCGGCAGGTCTTCAAGGAGCTGCCCATGGAGTTCGCCGTGGAGGCGCAGAAGCTGCTGGGCGTGAGCCTGGAAGGGAGCGTGGGGTGA
- a CDS encoding SUF system Fe-S cluster assembly regulator, producing the protein MLRMSKMTDYGIVLMTELARADGETRTTRELAARTHVALPSASKVLKGLLQAGLVVSHRGASGGYGLARPAEAISLAELVSALEGPVSLTECGQHQGKPAGPCELESVCQVRGHWRLINQAIQEALGKLTLADLRAPAPRMPERLVGLGLPTSVSAPPPSATGVRS; encoded by the coding sequence ATGCTCCGGATGAGCAAGATGACCGACTACGGCATCGTGCTGATGACCGAGCTGGCGCGCGCGGACGGGGAAACCCGCACCACGCGAGAGCTGGCGGCGCGCACGCATGTCGCCCTTCCGTCCGCGAGCAAGGTCCTGAAGGGCCTGTTGCAGGCGGGGCTGGTGGTGTCGCACCGGGGCGCGAGCGGCGGCTACGGCCTGGCGCGTCCGGCGGAGGCCATCTCGCTGGCGGAGCTGGTGTCCGCGCTGGAGGGGCCGGTGTCCCTCACGGAGTGTGGCCAGCACCAGGGCAAGCCCGCAGGCCCCTGTGAGCTGGAGTCCGTCTGTCAGGTGCGCGGCCACTGGCGCCTGATCAACCAAGCCATCCAGGAGGCGCTGGGGAAGCTGACGCTCGCGGACCTGCGCGCGCCCGCGCCCCGCATGCCGGAGCGGCTGGTGGGCCTGGGCCTGCCAACGTCCGTCAGCGCTCCTCCTCCTTCCGCTACGGGAGTCCGTTCATGA
- the hemW gene encoding radical SAM family heme chaperone HemW, with amino-acid sequence MSFPAPTDPLTGMQAARFGLYLHFPYCLAKCPYCDFAVAVARQVPEERYANAVLAELDARLAADPSMRTKPLESLFLGGGTPSLWHPRYVARVLEGIAARMSLAPGLEVSLEGNPERADAERFAGYRAAGINRLSLGVQSFQPETLKALGRAHDAAMVEGAVAAARQAGFPVVALDFIYGVHGQTVAQVEADARRAVTLSPEHLSTYALTVEREVLAESTPLSKQLDRGELSLPEDDDVVAMAQVVRDVYGAHGLTRYEVSNHARPGFSSRHNALYWTGGEYLALGVGATGMLLSPTAHRYVNLRSPEAWLRTVEEGRLPEASREDLGPEELFAERLSMGLRLVSGVDWEAVCERYGQPVEPRRAEVERLVAHGFATRHGRRLALTERGADVHSAICARLL; translated from the coding sequence ATGTCCTTCCCCGCGCCCACGGACCCATTGACGGGCATGCAGGCGGCCCGCTTCGGGCTGTACCTGCACTTCCCGTACTGCCTGGCCAAGTGCCCCTACTGCGACTTCGCGGTGGCGGTGGCGCGCCAGGTGCCGGAGGAGCGCTACGCGAACGCGGTGCTGGCGGAGCTGGACGCGCGCCTCGCCGCGGATCCGTCAATGCGCACGAAGCCGCTGGAGTCCCTCTTCCTGGGCGGTGGCACGCCGTCCCTGTGGCACCCCCGCTACGTGGCGCGCGTGCTGGAGGGCATCGCCGCGCGCATGTCGCTCGCCCCCGGCCTGGAGGTCTCCCTGGAGGGCAACCCGGAGCGCGCGGACGCGGAGCGCTTCGCCGGCTACCGCGCCGCGGGCATCAACCGGCTGTCGCTGGGCGTGCAGTCCTTTCAGCCGGAAACGCTGAAGGCGCTGGGCCGCGCGCACGACGCCGCCATGGTGGAGGGCGCGGTGGCGGCGGCGCGCCAGGCGGGCTTCCCCGTGGTGGCGCTGGACTTCATCTACGGCGTGCACGGCCAGACGGTCGCGCAGGTGGAGGCGGACGCACGCCGCGCGGTGACGCTTTCGCCGGAGCACCTGTCCACCTACGCGCTGACGGTGGAGCGCGAGGTGCTGGCGGAGTCCACGCCGCTGTCCAAGCAGCTGGACCGCGGCGAGCTCTCCCTGCCGGAGGACGACGACGTGGTGGCCATGGCCCAGGTGGTGCGCGACGTGTACGGCGCCCACGGCCTCACCCGCTACGAAGTGTCCAACCACGCGCGCCCCGGCTTCAGCTCCCGGCACAACGCGCTGTACTGGACCGGCGGCGAGTACCTGGCGCTGGGCGTGGGCGCCACCGGCATGCTGCTGTCCCCCACGGCCCACCGCTACGTGAACCTCCGCAGCCCGGAGGCCTGGCTGCGCACGGTGGAGGAGGGGAGGCTCCCGGAAGCGAGCCGCGAGGACCTGGGCCCCGAGGAGCTCTTCGCCGAGCGGCTGAGCATGGGCCTGCGCCTGGTGTCGGGGGTGGACTGGGAGGCCGTCTGTGAGCGATACGGCCAGCCCGTGGAGCCCCGGCGCGCGGAGGTGGAGCGGCTGGTGGCCCACGGCTTCGCCACGCGTCATGGCCGCAGGCTGGCCCTGACGGAGCGGGGGGCGGACGTGCACAGCGCCATCTGCGCGCGGCTGTTGTAG
- a CDS encoding ABC transporter substrate-binding protein, which yields MRRSLPLLLTALALALVGCEKKSAPAPAPAPATQAGGATAAPPGPPPEGSILIGEVGSLTGSEATFGISARNGIDLALQEANAAGGVRGQKLVVRVYDSQGRPEEGAQAATRLIAQDKVVALLGEAASSVSMAMADKAQAAKVPMITPTSTSPEVTKKGDYIFRVCFIDPFQGLVMAKFARENLKLDKVAVLTDNKSAFSVGLADVFNQKFKEFGGTIVGNESYSKGDTDFRAQLTSIKNMKPEAVFVPGYYTDVGIIARQAREVGLRVPLLGGDGWDSDKLYELGGSALEGSYFSNHYSPDNPDPVVQNFLKKYKAAYGSVPDSVAVLAYDAGRLLVDAMKRAPDTSGPALRDAIAATKDFPGVAGTINLDANRDAVKQAVVMKVEGGKAVFVTTVKP from the coding sequence ATGCGCCGTTCCCTCCCCCTCCTGCTCACCGCGCTGGCCCTGGCCCTGGTGGGCTGTGAGAAGAAGTCCGCCCCGGCCCCCGCGCCCGCGCCCGCCACGCAAGCAGGTGGCGCCACCGCCGCCCCTCCGGGGCCTCCGCCCGAGGGCAGCATCCTCATTGGCGAGGTGGGCAGCCTCACCGGCTCCGAGGCCACCTTCGGCATCTCCGCGCGCAACGGCATTGACCTGGCGCTGCAGGAGGCCAACGCCGCGGGCGGCGTGCGCGGCCAGAAGCTGGTGGTGCGCGTCTACGACAGCCAGGGCCGGCCGGAGGAAGGCGCCCAGGCCGCCACGCGGCTCATCGCGCAGGACAAGGTGGTGGCGCTCTTGGGCGAGGCCGCGTCGTCCGTGTCCATGGCCATGGCGGACAAGGCGCAGGCGGCGAAGGTGCCCATGATTACGCCCACCTCCACCAGCCCGGAGGTAACGAAGAAGGGCGACTACATCTTCCGCGTCTGCTTCATCGACCCGTTCCAGGGCCTGGTGATGGCGAAGTTCGCGCGGGAGAACCTCAAGCTCGACAAGGTCGCGGTGCTCACCGACAACAAGAGCGCCTTCTCCGTGGGACTGGCGGACGTCTTCAACCAGAAGTTCAAGGAGTTCGGCGGCACCATCGTCGGCAATGAGAGCTACTCCAAGGGCGACACGGACTTCCGCGCGCAGCTCACCTCCATCAAGAACATGAAGCCGGAGGCGGTGTTCGTCCCGGGCTACTACACGGACGTGGGCATCATCGCGAGGCAGGCGCGCGAGGTGGGCCTGCGCGTGCCGCTCTTGGGCGGTGACGGCTGGGACTCCGACAAGCTGTACGAACTGGGCGGCTCCGCGCTGGAGGGCAGCTACTTCTCCAACCACTACTCGCCGGACAACCCGGACCCCGTCGTGCAGAACTTCCTGAAGAAGTACAAGGCCGCCTACGGCAGCGTGCCGGACAGCGTGGCGGTGCTGGCGTACGACGCCGGGCGCCTGCTGGTGGATGCGATGAAGCGCGCGCCGGACACCTCCGGCCCCGCGCTGCGCGACGCCATCGCGGCCACGAAGGACTTCCCGGGCGTGGCGGGCACCATCAACCTGGACGCCAACCGCGACGCGGTGAAGCAGGCCGTGGTGATGAAGGTGGAGGGCGGCAAGGCGGTGTTCGTCACCACCGTGAAGCCCTGA
- the sufC gene encoding Fe-S cluster assembly ATPase SufC, whose product MASLLSIQDLHARVGGKDILKGINLEVGAGEVHAIMGPNGSGKSTLASVLAGRETYEVTKGTVRFDGKDLLGTPPEERAKAGVFLGFQYPVEIPGVGNLHFLRTALNAQRRARGEEELDAMDFLSLAKEKAKLVQLDAAFMNRSVNEGFSGGEKKRNEIFQMAVLQPRLALLDETDSGLDIDALRIVAGGVNGLRSKDRAMVVITHYQRLLDYIVPDHVHVMAAGRIVRSGGRELALELEEKGYGWIGGEGAGKAKEARP is encoded by the coding sequence ATGGCGTCGTTGTTGAGCATCCAGGACCTGCATGCCCGCGTGGGCGGCAAGGACATCCTCAAGGGCATCAACCTGGAGGTGGGCGCCGGTGAGGTGCACGCCATCATGGGGCCCAACGGCTCCGGCAAGAGCACGCTCGCGAGCGTGCTGGCGGGGCGTGAGACGTATGAAGTGACGAAGGGCACCGTGCGCTTCGACGGGAAGGACCTGCTGGGCACGCCTCCGGAGGAGCGCGCGAAGGCGGGCGTGTTCCTGGGGTTCCAGTACCCGGTGGAGATCCCGGGCGTGGGCAACCTGCACTTCCTGCGCACGGCGCTCAACGCGCAGCGCCGCGCCAGGGGCGAGGAGGAGCTGGACGCGATGGACTTCCTCTCCCTGGCCAAGGAGAAGGCGAAGCTCGTGCAGCTGGACGCGGCGTTCATGAACCGCTCCGTGAACGAGGGCTTCTCCGGCGGAGAGAAGAAGCGCAACGAGATCTTCCAGATGGCGGTGCTCCAGCCCCGGCTGGCGCTGCTGGACGAGACGGACTCGGGCCTGGACATCGATGCGCTGCGCATCGTGGCGGGCGGCGTGAACGGGCTGCGCTCGAAGGACCGGGCGATGGTCGTCATCACCCACTACCAGCGGCTCCTGGACTACATCGTGCCGGACCACGTGCACGTGATGGCGGCGGGCCGCATCGTGCGCTCGGGTGGGCGCGAGCTGGCGCTGGAACTGGAGGAGAAGGGCTACGGCTGGATTGGCGGGGAGGGGGCCGGCAAGGCGAAGGAGGCCCGGCCATGA
- a CDS encoding TadE/TadG family type IV pilus assembly protein, with protein sequence MRRGNESGQAAVETAIVLPLFVFMLLGILQLGLMHQARLLTKYAAYKAVRAGSIHNADIPTMEKAALAVLLPMVSTAASGGAEIIKPITSAGDFKSKFESGDIGRNQMGDASGLKFAEVTICNPLKGDLNSGSHGNKEMDFDDPKVASGDQGWADSLRTKLSVQVTFNYRLPIPFADVVIYNIARGRDLPYVLRLGKDSERDEFIVKKMSRYDAAANNKLYILPIRATYIMRMHSNLYLTQKELPEENECIFTFEP encoded by the coding sequence ATGAGGCGCGGCAACGAATCAGGCCAGGCGGCGGTGGAGACGGCCATCGTCTTGCCCCTGTTCGTGTTCATGCTGCTGGGCATCCTCCAGCTGGGATTGATGCACCAGGCCCGGCTCCTCACGAAGTACGCGGCCTACAAGGCCGTGCGCGCCGGCTCCATCCACAACGCGGACATCCCCACCATGGAGAAGGCCGCCCTCGCGGTGCTGCTGCCCATGGTGAGCACGGCCGCCAGCGGGGGCGCGGAGATCATCAAGCCCATCACCAGCGCGGGCGACTTCAAGTCCAAGTTCGAGTCCGGCGACATCGGCAGGAACCAGATGGGGGACGCCTCCGGCCTGAAGTTCGCGGAGGTCACCATCTGCAACCCCCTCAAGGGGGACCTGAACTCCGGCTCCCACGGCAACAAGGAGATGGACTTCGATGATCCGAAGGTCGCCTCCGGTGACCAGGGCTGGGCGGACAGCCTGCGCACCAAGCTGAGCGTGCAGGTGACGTTCAACTACCGCCTGCCCATCCCGTTCGCGGACGTCGTCATCTACAACATCGCGCGCGGCCGGGACCTGCCGTACGTGCTTCGCCTGGGCAAGGACTCGGAGCGGGACGAGTTCATCGTCAAGAAGATGTCCAGGTACGACGCCGCGGCGAACAACAAGCTCTACATCCTGCCCATCCGCGCCACGTACATCATGCGGATGCACTCCAACCTCTACCTCACCCAGAAGGAACTTCCGGAGGAGAACGAATGCATCTTCACGTTCGAACCGTGA
- a CDS encoding M16 family metallopeptidase: MAIRYTLPNGLTVVFEEQHAAKVAAFQVWVKAGSADERPDQAGLAHLHEHMLFKGTERRGPGEIARDIEAHGGEINAWTSFDQTVYHIVIASQYARTGLDILGDAVRRSAFDKDELAREIEVVCEEIKRSYDSPSRRASRGLFTTAFQTHPYRLPVIGTEESVRSFTREKVLEFYHRHYTPKNLVLSVAGDLNEAELRQWVEEIFGGDWGRPYAGPVERPRDPPPTGRRVLVQTEDVKEVYLHLAFAIPELEHPDVPALDVLAMIAGQGNSSWLVREVKRRQHLVNDVHASAYTPKDPGIFSVSLTLPPTQVQKALTQTARVLEAMRTTTVPLDELRTVQAVVEAESVYRKETVQGTARNLGSYQTSPGGLESEARYLEDIRNLKPEDLRRVAQKYLRLEHAVVTALVPPAAELTEAHVHAALDEAAKSPGLTPPERAAKQPPPDAPPRPGRSAIASARSEVVQEKLPSGATLIIRVEPHVPLFSMRAAFIGGARYETPEDNGITTLLSRTLTKGTTTLSADDVTQLGDLYVSNISGQGGRNSISLKADFLSRYFEPGFRLFADVLLNPAFREEEVARERALLLQDILTREDKPSSVAFELFSRTLYQEHPYRMSLLGEKASVEALGPEQLRAYHRAHMDPSQMTLSVVGDVDVDQVRALANEYFGKSRGGAVAPKQVRPEAPPSAPRTEKQVLARAQTHLVLGFQAARMSDSWRVVLDVLSTVLSGQGGRLFIELRDKRSMAYSVSSFSMDGLEPGYFAVYMGTSPEKVDAAVEGMRRELQRIRDEPIPAAELERAKQHIIGAYEIDLQRNSARATLLALDTCYGIGLDNFLHYSEHVAKVTAEDVQEVARRVIDFDRMAMAIVGP; encoded by the coding sequence ATGGCCATCCGCTACACCCTGCCCAACGGGCTCACCGTCGTCTTCGAGGAGCAGCACGCCGCCAAGGTCGCGGCCTTCCAGGTCTGGGTCAAGGCCGGCAGCGCGGACGAAAGGCCGGACCAAGCCGGACTCGCCCACCTGCACGAGCACATGCTCTTCAAGGGCACGGAGCGCCGGGGGCCCGGTGAAATCGCCCGGGACATCGAGGCGCACGGCGGCGAAATCAACGCCTGGACGTCCTTCGACCAGACCGTCTACCACATCGTCATCGCCAGCCAGTACGCCCGCACGGGCCTGGACATCCTGGGGGACGCGGTGCGCCGCTCCGCGTTCGACAAGGACGAGCTGGCGCGCGAAATCGAGGTGGTGTGCGAGGAGATCAAGCGCAGCTACGACTCGCCGTCGCGCCGCGCGTCGCGCGGGCTGTTCACCACCGCGTTCCAGACGCACCCCTACCGGCTGCCCGTCATCGGCACCGAGGAGAGCGTGCGCAGCTTCACCCGCGAGAAGGTGCTGGAGTTCTACCACCGGCACTACACGCCCAAGAACCTGGTGCTGTCCGTCGCGGGCGACCTGAACGAGGCGGAGCTGCGCCAGTGGGTGGAGGAGATCTTCGGTGGTGACTGGGGCCGCCCCTACGCGGGTCCGGTGGAGCGTCCGCGCGACCCGCCGCCCACGGGCCGCCGCGTGCTCGTCCAGACGGAGGACGTGAAGGAGGTCTACCTGCACCTGGCCTTCGCCATCCCGGAATTGGAGCACCCGGACGTGCCCGCGCTGGACGTGCTGGCGATGATCGCCGGCCAGGGCAATTCGTCGTGGCTGGTGCGCGAGGTGAAGCGCCGCCAGCACCTGGTCAACGACGTGCACGCGTCCGCGTACACGCCCAAGGACCCGGGCATCTTCTCCGTGTCGCTGACGCTGCCGCCCACGCAGGTGCAGAAGGCGCTCACGCAGACGGCGCGCGTGCTGGAGGCGATGCGCACCACGACCGTGCCCCTGGACGAGCTGCGCACGGTGCAGGCGGTGGTGGAGGCGGAGTCCGTCTACCGCAAGGAGACGGTGCAGGGCACCGCGCGCAACCTGGGCTCGTACCAGACGTCCCCCGGTGGCCTGGAGTCGGAGGCCCGCTACCTGGAGGACATCCGCAACCTGAAGCCGGAGGACCTGCGCCGCGTGGCCCAGAAGTACCTGCGGCTGGAGCACGCCGTCGTCACCGCGCTGGTGCCGCCCGCCGCGGAGCTGACGGAGGCCCACGTGCACGCCGCGCTGGATGAGGCGGCGAAGAGCCCCGGCCTCACGCCCCCGGAGCGCGCCGCGAAGCAGCCTCCCCCGGACGCCCCGCCGCGTCCGGGCCGCAGCGCCATCGCGTCCGCGCGTTCGGAGGTGGTGCAGGAGAAGCTGCCCTCCGGCGCCACGCTCATCATCCGCGTGGAGCCGCACGTGCCGCTGTTCTCCATGCGCGCGGCCTTCATTGGCGGCGCGCGCTACGAGACCCCCGAGGACAACGGCATCACCACGCTGCTCAGCCGCACCCTCACCAAGGGCACCACCACGCTCAGCGCGGATGACGTCACCCAGCTGGGGGACCTGTACGTGAGCAACATCAGCGGCCAGGGCGGCCGCAACTCCATCAGCCTGAAGGCGGACTTCCTGTCGCGCTACTTCGAGCCCGGCTTCCGGCTGTTCGCGGACGTGCTGCTCAACCCCGCCTTCCGCGAGGAGGAGGTGGCCCGGGAGCGCGCGCTGCTGCTCCAGGACATCCTCACCCGCGAGGACAAGCCGTCCAGCGTGGCGTTCGAGCTGTTCTCGCGCACGCTCTACCAGGAGCACCCGTACCGGATGTCGCTCCTGGGCGAGAAGGCGTCCGTGGAGGCGCTGGGGCCCGAGCAGTTGCGCGCGTACCACCGCGCGCACATGGACCCATCGCAGATGACGCTCAGCGTGGTGGGCGACGTGGACGTGGATCAGGTGCGGGCGCTGGCGAACGAGTACTTCGGAAAGTCGCGCGGCGGCGCGGTGGCCCCGAAGCAGGTGCGGCCGGAAGCGCCTCCGTCCGCGCCGCGCACGGAGAAGCAGGTGCTCGCGCGCGCGCAGACGCACCTGGTGCTGGGCTTCCAGGCGGCGCGGATGAGTGACTCGTGGCGGGTGGTGCTGGACGTGCTGTCCACGGTGCTGTCGGGCCAGGGCGGGCGCCTCTTCATCGAGCTGCGCGACAAGCGCTCCATGGCCTACAGCGTGAGCAGCTTCTCCATGGACGGGTTGGAGCCCGGCTACTTCGCCGTCTACATGGGCACGAGCCCGGAGAAGGTAGACGCGGCGGTGGAGGGCATGCGCCGCGAGCTGCAGCGGATCCGCGACGAGCCGATTCCGGCCGCGGAGCTGGAGCGCGCCAAGCAGCACATCATCGGGGCGTATGAAATCGACCTGCAGCGCAACAGCGCCCGCGCGACGCTGCTGGCGCTGGACACCTGCTACGGCATCGGGCTGGACAACTTCCTGCACTACTCCGAGCACGTGGCGAAGGTGACGGCGGAGGACGTGCAGGAGGTGGCCCGCCGGGTCATCGACTTCGACCGCATGGCCATGGCCATCGTCGGGCCCTGA
- a CDS encoding DUF4388 domain-containing protein: MFPLPSQVLRQREGLLADTPFPLLLHALMVEERTCTLELKVRQREKRITFEDGAPVACNSNLLHETLGKYLVEKGRLTEGDYQKSLAESVSSGMQLGGLLVQKGLISPFDLYKQLQANLAHKLLDCFRWTEAKYRLIADVEHPDATVRANTAQLILTGVSTQLPFDTVATHFTFTDDRRFGQMPGVESAPKLSSKDARLFQALRQRPTFNELLERTGFDMDSVLRRLYALCLLGVAGFAEDVDARAEELARKAPAAPVPVPEPVPTPAPVPSHAPSGTPFADEDEAARNALVGAFLNHRSLDPFALLDVPEDVQPVALRKAFLAAADRFSPLRFQTSELKEKAEGMLAAYARAYGALSEPEQNALWKKRRQAHREKARSNTGRPSTAEQFRIRTDLLDATTQFDEAKRRLEARNFAGAFEYFEYACDIDPRPLYQAHRAWARYLMKPEAHGRLVLQELQELTRQEPGLEEGWAFLGDVARGEGQWALAEDALRKAFKLNPQQRRYVALIQEIARRR; encoded by the coding sequence ATGTTCCCCCTGCCGTCCCAGGTGTTGCGCCAGCGCGAGGGCCTGCTGGCGGACACGCCCTTCCCGCTGCTGTTGCACGCGCTGATGGTGGAGGAGCGCACCTGCACGCTGGAGCTCAAGGTGCGCCAGCGCGAGAAGCGCATCACCTTCGAGGACGGCGCGCCGGTGGCGTGCAACTCCAACCTCCTGCACGAGACGCTGGGCAAGTACCTGGTGGAGAAGGGCCGCCTGACGGAAGGCGACTATCAGAAGTCCCTGGCGGAGAGCGTGTCCTCGGGCATGCAGCTGGGCGGGCTGCTCGTGCAGAAGGGGCTCATCAGCCCCTTCGACCTCTACAAGCAGCTCCAGGCGAACCTGGCGCACAAGCTGCTGGATTGCTTCCGCTGGACGGAGGCGAAGTACCGCCTCATCGCGGACGTGGAGCACCCGGACGCCACCGTGCGCGCCAACACCGCGCAGCTCATCCTCACCGGCGTCTCCACCCAGCTGCCCTTCGACACCGTCGCCACGCACTTCACCTTCACGGACGACCGCCGCTTCGGACAGATGCCCGGCGTGGAGTCCGCCCCCAAGCTGTCCTCCAAGGACGCGCGCCTGTTCCAGGCCCTGCGCCAGCGGCCCACCTTCAACGAGCTGCTGGAGCGCACCGGCTTCGACATGGACTCCGTGCTGCGCCGGCTCTACGCGCTGTGTCTGCTGGGCGTGGCGGGCTTCGCGGAGGACGTGGACGCGAGAGCCGAGGAGCTGGCCAGGAAGGCCCCCGCCGCCCCCGTCCCCGTGCCGGAGCCCGTCCCCACGCCGGCACCGGTGCCGTCCCATGCACCGTCGGGCACGCCCTTCGCGGACGAGGACGAGGCCGCGCGCAACGCGCTCGTGGGCGCGTTCCTCAACCACCGCAGCCTGGATCCGTTCGCGCTGTTGGACGTGCCGGAGGACGTGCAGCCGGTGGCGCTGCGCAAGGCGTTCCTCGCCGCCGCGGACCGCTTCTCCCCGCTGCGCTTCCAGACCTCGGAGCTGAAGGAGAAGGCGGAAGGGATGCTCGCCGCGTACGCGCGGGCCTACGGCGCGCTGTCGGAGCCGGAGCAGAACGCGCTGTGGAAGAAGCGCCGGCAGGCACACCGGGAGAAGGCGCGCAGCAACACCGGCCGGCCCTCCACCGCGGAGCAGTTCCGCATCCGCACGGACCTGCTGGACGCCACCACCCAGTTCGACGAAGCCAAGCGGCGCCTGGAGGCGCGCAACTTCGCGGGCGCCTTCGAGTACTTCGAATACGCCTGCGACATCGACCCCCGGCCGCTGTACCAGGCCCACCGCGCCTGGGCGCGCTACCTCATGAAGCCGGAGGCGCACGGCCGGCTGGTGCTCCAGGAGCTCCAGGAGCTGACGCGCCAGGAGCCCGGCCTGGAAGAGGGCTGGGCCTTCCTGGGCGACGTGGCCCGGGGCGAGGGCCAGTGGGCGCTCGCGGAGGACGCCCTGCGCAAGGCCTTCAAGCTGAACCCCCAGCAGCGCCGCTACGTGGCGCTCATCCAGGAGATCGCCCGGCGGCGGTGA